Genomic window (Thermoproteota archaeon):
ATAGAGGGCCCCATCGAGGCTTCTCTGGCGGTTAACAGACTTCTCTTCGGAGATCTGTCACTGATGTTCATCGTCGGAGTCGTGCTGATGGGTCTAGCCATCCCGTTCCTGCTCGAGTACGTGCACATAATGGGAGAGCATAAGGAAACGGAGAAGATAGGAGCTAGGTGCCTCATGCCCGTGATAGCAGGGATACTGGTCGTCATCGGAGGGTTGCTGCTCAGGTACGTGGTACTGGCGGTAGGGGCCAACACGGTCTTCCTGCCCCCGTGAACCCTCATTCCTCTCCTAATTTCTTTCTCCCCTCATCTTTACTTTTCCCGGGTCTAGAAAAGAAGGATAAGAAGAATCAAGCTAGAAGATCCTCTCTCCTAGGTCATCCTCCACCCTATAACCCGTAGGTGGTCTTTCCCTCCTTATTGCATCTAGTAGAGATGCCAGCATGTCCTCCTTCACCCTCTCACTCACGACTAAGTCGTACCTCTCCCATCCAATCGGCACGAACTTCAGGCCGTAAATCTCAGCCACGGGTCTGATGGTGAGGGTTATATCCGCCCTTCCCTCGGCGACCGCCCTGCAGGCATCTGTGTGCGTGAAGAACTCCTCGTTATACCCTTTCACCCTGCTCTTCAACTCCCTAGGATCTACATCCTCATCCTCGGCCAATTTGGATAGTATGCTGTCGAGGAGCAATCTAGTACCGGACCCTCTGTTCCTGTTGGCCAAGACCACCCTTCCACTGAGGAGATCCCTACGATGGAAATCCATATCCCTCCTCATGGCCCATCCAACTTCCCTACTGTATCCCCTGAGGAGGGATACCCCACCAGTTGGGAAAAGTCTCCTGACGATGGGCTCGTTGTACCGTCCGCTTGTTTCGTCCAGCAGGTGGATGCCGGATACATCAGCGTCACCCATCATCATGGACAGGAGTCCTCCGTAGGAGCCTATCCAGTGGACCTCAATAGCCCCACTCAACTTACTGACAGCCCTCTCCAGCAATAGATCGTGGCTTCCAGCTATGAGGAGATCCGGTCTTTCGATCACCTTCTCGACGGATTTTCGGACCACTCCCATCTCCTTCTCTGCTTTCTCATAGATCGAAAGTAGTCTCTTGCCGTCATCCGTCAGGGTAGTTCCTCCCCCGTACTTCCCTCCCCTCTTGGGAGCTATGACGCTCCTCCCGAGCTTCCTCTCCAATGAAGTGATGGTCCTCCATGCCTTGGAATAGGGGATTCCGATGAGCTTCGTCGCCGCGAGAAGGGATCCCGTTCTGGAAACGGCCCTTAAGAGATCCGCTATCCTCCCGTCGAGGATGACTTTCCCATCTTTGATGAGTCTTATGTCCACCTCCACCTCGAGCTCGTCTAGGGGATCCGCATCGACCATCTCCTCAGCCTTTTACATTTGTTCGAGTGGGCTATTAATAGGTCACTCCTCTCCCTCCACCGCTACAGAGAGCCTCTCAGCTATCTTGGATATCTGCCTGTCGAAGAAGCCCTTGAAGCTCCTATAGAACAGCTTCGCCAAGTCGTAGAAGAACAGGAGGAAGAGGAAGAGAAGCACGAGTAGGGCCACCTTGGAGACTATGCTCCCCAACGGGACTCCTTCCAGGTAGTTAGGGACGAACATTATCAGGAGGGATATGATCGCTAGGTAGAAGATGTCAGCCAGCGCTCTCTTCACCGCTGCCTCGGTCACAAGGCCCATCTCCCTCACTAGCCATTTACTCAGGAGGTCTAGGAGGGACTTTATGGAGAGGAGGATCCTGTAGCCGAAGTAAACCACCACTATGAACTCAGCAATGTTAAGCACGGTCACTGGGCTGATCTTCAGGTCCAGAATCATTAAGGGGCCTAAATCCGTCACCAGCCCGTAGAAGAGCCTTATGACAATTACCCAGAGGGTCAACTTTATGGATGAGGCTAGGAGTACCCTGAGATTCGCTTCCAAGGGAGTTACCTTCTTCTTGACCCTTTTCACCTTCACCTCGGGCTTAGGGGTCCTTCTCTCAAGCTTGATGGGTTTCTCCGGAATCCTAGAGGCGATCACCATGTAAGCGGAGAAGGCCAGTGGTACGAGGGCCATGTACCAGAGGAAGGGCAGGAACATACCCAGCGCGGTGGTCACGGCGGCAACGAGGAGTCTAACGTCCCTGCTGGCTGGGCTCCAAGCCCTGAGTCTCACCACCCTCTCGGTGCTCCAACCCGCCAAGTGGGAGACGTAACTCGTCACGAAGACGTTTCCTGCAGCTAGTCCAAGGAGGAAGATCTGCCAAGGTTCTAGAAACGTGACTCCAGTTCCTATCGCTGCCACTATCAGCAGGTCAGAGTACCTGTCGAGGAAGGCATCGAGAAGGCCTCCGAACTCGCTGGCCGTTCCGAACAACCTAGCTATCTCGCCG
Coding sequences:
- a CDS encoding substrate-binding domain-containing protein, encoding MVDADPLDELEVEVDIRLIKDGKVILDGRIADLLRAVSRTGSLLAATKLIGIPYSKAWRTITSLERKLGRSVIAPKRGGKYGGGTTLTDDGKRLLSIYEKAEKEMGVVRKSVEKVIERPDLLIAGSHDLLLERAVSKLSGAIEVHWIGSYGGLLSMMMGDADVSGIHLLDETSGRYNEPIVRRLFPTGGVSLLRGYSREVGWAMRRDMDFHRRDLLSGRVVLANRNRGSGTRLLLDSILSKLAEDEDVDPRELKSRVKGYNEEFFTHTDACRAVAEGRADITLTIRPVAEIYGLKFVPIGWERYDLVVSERVKEDMLASLLDAIRRERPPTGYRVEDDLGERIF
- a CDS encoding sugar phosphate nucleotidyltransferase: MRRPPAIILAAGKATRMRPYSLEVPKALFELAPNLTVLDLTIRWLREEGIRDIIIVTRPSLARFFVERYGDSVKVVTTDREEGFGNLYSFLTGVKVADSSEYLVLMSDHIFEPEILRRMLRKGGSRAFTLSLDRNPPWDKLEEGLKVVLEDGEVKEVGKDAVPHYGIDTGIFYCTEKAEVIARETIEEKGEKATIADALRKAIAYGEVSYVDVTGLIWMDVDTPEDLEEARKILPLLLRRSLIKPGDGPVSRYINRQISTRLSVALFLRGIYVSPNLISLLAFSLMGLAAVLIYRGFLVPAALIIQLSSIIDGMDGEIARLFGTASEFGGLLDAFLDRYSDLLIVAAIGTGVTFLEPWQIFLLGLAAGNVFVTSYVSHLAGWSTERVVRLRAWSPASRDVRLLVAAVTTALGMFLPFLWYMALVPLAFSAYMVIASRIPEKPIKLERRTPKPEVKVKRVKKKVTPLEANLRVLLASSIKLTLWVIVIRLFYGLVTDLGPLMILDLKISPVTVLNIAEFIVVVYFGYRILLSIKSLLDLLSKWLVREMGLVTEAAVKRALADIFYLAIISLLIMFVPNYLEGVPLGSIVSKVALLVLLFLFLLFFYDLAKLFYRSFKGFFDRQISKIAERLSVAVEGEE